A stretch of the Candidatus Latescibacterota bacterium genome encodes the following:
- a CDS encoding HNH endonuclease codes for MDLGHIRKNRRKYYKCATCEKQIFQFRQCRVCYFRGCLERYKPLDILLKECTQLEHEHAIFKKKRNEISDEAETFLRNMPLWKKILINKSDGNVKRLYKERRQVNGFLYQTAGDLITVQRDIKAVREHERKLRQALRSRAETEDWERVARKESDRFRNDSLSVAGELDYNRHEFIIRKVDYKRGNKLENYVRNDLSSDILRIAENKCINCGLRNDLTFDHFGIPKNEGGNFLLFTKNKETIKANLVVLCRKCNSAKGEDSHLVFFRPEVLERAVRFHEKLVETVLNNKEAMLVVLQWYS; via the coding sequence ATGGATCTGGGTCATATCAGAAAAAACCGCAGGAAATATTACAAGTGCGCCACCTGCGAAAAACAGATATTTCAATTCCGCCAATGCCGGGTATGTTACTTTCGCGGCTGCCTAGAGCGTTACAAGCCTCTGGATATACTCCTAAAGGAATGTACTCAGCTTGAGCACGAACATGCGATATTTAAGAAAAAGAGAAACGAGATTTCCGACGAAGCGGAAACATTTCTTCGCAATATGCCGCTTTGGAAAAAGATATTAATAAACAAAAGTGACGGGAACGTAAAGCGGCTGTATAAAGAAAGAAGGCAAGTCAACGGCTTCTTATATCAGACCGCAGGAGACCTCATCACCGTTCAACGTGATATCAAGGCTGTGCGCGAACATGAAAGAAAGTTGCGCCAGGCACTGCGTAGCCGAGCTGAAACTGAAGATTGGGAAAGAGTGGCAAGAAAAGAATCGGATCGCTTTCGGAACGATTCATTGTCGGTAGCGGGAGAGCTAGACTACAACCGACACGAGTTCATAATAAGAAAGGTGGACTACAAACGAGGGAACAAATTAGAGAACTATGTAAGAAATGACCTGTCCTCCGATATCCTCAGAATCGCGGAGAACAAGTGCATTAACTGTGGGCTCCGCAATGATTTGACGTTTGACCACTTTGGAATTCCTAAGAATGAGGGCGGGAATTTTTTACTATTTACCAAGAACAAAGAGACTATTAAGGCCAATCTGGTCGTACTTTGCAGGAAGTGCAACTCGGCCAAGGGCGAGGATTCTCACCTCGTTTTCTTTCGGCCTGAAGTGCTTGAGAGGGCTGTCAGATTTCATGAGAAATTGGTCGAAACAGTTTTGAACAACAAAGAAGCAATGCTTGTTGTACTACAATGGTATTCATAG
- a CDS encoding TIGR04255 family protein: MAEPRHLENAPIVEAIIDVRVALPDGFPAEALYSAKDLLASDFPGLRTQFEFESKFQVVPNDIQAGEIRNKGIKGYMFVSPDEKDLVQFRLNGYTRNRLAPYRKWEELLPSAMELWTAYHDLTSPVELSRVATRYINRFSVPALTTDFSEYLEMPPSIPENIPNVISEFAYRAVLHDTDSGCSAVFTQKIEPDINADRTAVIVDIDAFKQSDIEFGDIEATLNDLHELKNRIFFNTLTEKTLGMFE; encoded by the coding sequence ATGGCTGAGCCGCGTCACTTAGAGAACGCGCCCATCGTAGAGGCGATTATAGATGTTCGCGTCGCACTTCCAGACGGTTTTCCGGCTGAAGCCCTGTATAGTGCGAAAGATCTACTAGCTTCAGATTTTCCAGGCTTGCGCACCCAGTTCGAGTTCGAGAGTAAATTTCAAGTAGTTCCTAACGACATTCAAGCAGGCGAGATCAGGAACAAGGGCATTAAGGGATACATGTTCGTATCACCCGACGAAAAAGATCTCGTTCAGTTTCGGCTGAACGGATATACGCGCAATAGGCTGGCACCATACAGGAAGTGGGAAGAACTCCTTCCTAGCGCAATGGAACTTTGGACGGCGTATCACGATCTAACATCACCCGTCGAACTCAGCAGAGTTGCTACTCGATATATCAATCGGTTTAGTGTACCAGCTTTAACTACAGATTTTAGCGAGTACTTGGAGATGCCTCCGAGTATACCCGAGAATATTCCGAATGTTATTTCTGAATTCGCGTATAGGGCGGTACTTCACGATACCGATTCAGGATGCTCGGCTGTTTTTACACAGAAGATAGAGCCCGACATAAATGCAGACAGGACTGCTGTGATTGTAGACATAGATGCTTTTAAGCAATCGGACATTGAATTTGGGGACATAGAAGCCACGTTAAACGACCTGCACGAACTAAAGAACAGAATTTTCTTCAATACGCTAACTGAAAAAACCTTGGGGATGTTTGAATGA
- a CDS encoding GIY-YIG nuclease family protein, with protein sequence MIKLTDFLIACKVPLNLLSYKVHLATGSDWLPLDAFYDGKFKEWQENQNGKNFSRDMVVGLIHVEGSRGLFAGVYRVLGFNPQEGKRVRYSTELLAGQDDLIGRVIVEHKRSGRAAYLIGKPDGGPFHVCEIRPQPMTIQDFPGYQEVCVSYAKLKIIIEQNLDTWRGALSNMKGVYIITDLKTGRLYVGSATGSDGLWQRWGSYVKTGHGGNKDLKRVLKDKGPRYVEHFQYSLLEVADSRTSDEYVLERESFWKEVLASRKFGYNAN encoded by the coding sequence ATGATCAAACTCACCGATTTCCTAATCGCCTGCAAGGTTCCGCTGAACCTCCTCAGTTACAAGGTCCATTTGGCTACCGGCTCGGACTGGCTACCTCTAGACGCCTTCTACGATGGCAAGTTCAAAGAGTGGCAAGAGAACCAGAACGGCAAAAACTTCAGCCGCGACATGGTCGTTGGGTTGATTCACGTGGAGGGCTCACGCGGGCTGTTCGCGGGCGTCTACCGAGTGCTTGGTTTTAACCCACAGGAGGGGAAGAGGGTACGGTATTCGACGGAATTGCTTGCCGGTCAGGATGATCTGATCGGGCGCGTAATCGTCGAGCATAAGAGGTCCGGTAGAGCCGCGTACTTGATTGGCAAGCCTGACGGCGGCCCCTTCCATGTATGCGAAATCCGTCCCCAGCCTATGACAATCCAGGATTTTCCCGGCTACCAGGAGGTTTGTGTCTCCTACGCGAAGCTCAAAATCATCATCGAACAGAATCTCGACACCTGGCGTGGGGCTCTTTCAAATATGAAAGGCGTGTACATCATCACGGATCTGAAAACCGGTCGTCTCTACGTTGGCAGCGCAACTGGTAGCGATGGCCTATGGCAGCGGTGGGGCAGCTACGTGAAGACCGGACACGGTGGGAACAAGGATCTGAAGCGGGTGCTCAAAGATAAGGGACCTCGTTACGTCGAACACTTCCAGTATTCACTGCTAGAGGTTGCGGATTCGCGGACGTCCGACGAGTACGTTCTTGAGCGCGAGTCGTTCTGGAAGGAAGTCCTCGCAAGTCGCAAATTCGGCTACAACGCGAACTAG